One Helianthus annuus cultivar XRQ/B chromosome 7, HanXRQr2.0-SUNRISE, whole genome shotgun sequence genomic region harbors:
- the LOC118480217 gene encoding uncharacterized protein LOC118480217, translating to MELIDIRWCMASAVRRAQRFMEITGRHSIGGPSTKLGFDKSKVTCFKCKQKGHFKRECQNAVADEMANPFREDYYKRAIYHQNKAEPPRMKQIEENPKEKSRALAVIHDDEGFDWSDLLPEEDAVGYAFMKKIVPFKDTRTEEVKYLNRKMLAQCMKDKIYRTWKEEKSAKRWDADRECYLDPKGNIVVEPSSISVETLIEQIAEEKEARQRMWWASEEEEKEKELQSKKVDDGIIDTTKEFTVENLKKMADKGLAVKELKVDSKSGTESKSRSVLMIQQMSQTEELTERVKEVENQILSHDKLVKASNDRIKELTDKLEKDKIDVERIRKENEKLIHENRQLSENYEKLKRTIKDSDERNDKTTKENLQLPGVLQSKEKQINQQLDEIANLKHQFQEAKIENERINLKLNSYNSASFVLQHIVPRPIGKNKAGEDVYSDGTVVGYHQVPPPVLNNFSKKKSGLVNDDETIEVKLPETIDVTFTSSSDEDSV from the exons atggagttgattgACATTagatggtgtatggcgagtgcgGTCAGAAGGGCTCAGAGATTCATGGAGATAACAGGCAGACACTCCATTGGTGGACCTTCAACCAaattaggatttgataaatcaaaggttACATGTTTTAAGTGCAAGCAAAAGGGGCACTTTAAACGAGAATGTCAAAATGCAGTTGCTGATGAAATGGCCAATCCATTCCGTGAGGATTATTATAAAAGAGCCATCTATCATCAAAACAAAGCCGAACCTCCGAGAATGAAACAGATAGAAGAAAATCCCAAAGAAAAGTCGAGAGCATTAGCTGTTATCCATGATGATGAGGGATTTGATTGGAGTGATTTGTTACCAGAAGAAGATGCAGTAGGTTATGCCTTTATGAAAAAAATTGTTCCTTTCAAAGATACCCGAACAGAAGAAGTAAAATATCTCAACAGGAAGATGTTAGCCCAATGCATGAAAGATAAAATCTATAGAACATGGAAAGAGGAAAAAAGCGCAAAAAGATGGGATGCTGATCGGGAATGCTATTTGGATCCTAAAGGAAACATAGTTGTTGAACCATCATCAATTAGTGTTGAAACTCTCATCGAGCAAATAGCAGAAGAGAAAGAAGCAAGACAGAGAATGTGGTGGGCAagtgaagaagaagagaaagaaaaggagCTACAGTCGAAAAAGGTCGATGATGGGATAATCGACACGACGAAAGAATTTACAGTAGAAAATCTGAAGAAAATGGCTGATAAAGGTCTTGCAGTGAAAGAGTTAAAGGTAGATTCTAAGTCTGGAACTGAGTCAAAGAGCAGGTCAGTTCTAATGATTCAACAAATGAGTCAG ACTGAAGAACTGACAGAAAGAGTCAAAGAAGTTGAAAATCAGATCTTAAGTCATGATAAATTGGTAAAAGCTTCAAATGATCgaataaaagaattaactgataaacttgaaaaagataaaattgacgTAGAACGAAtcaggaaagaaaatgaaaagttaattcatgAAAACCGTCAACTTTCAGAAAATTATGAGAAGCTAAAAAGAACgataaaagattctgatgaaagaaatgaTAAAACAACCAAAGAAAATCTTCAACTGCCAGGGGTACTTCAGTCGAAAGAAAAGCAAATCAACCAACAATTGGATGAGATTGCTAATCTGAAGCATCAGTTTCAGGAAGCTAAGATTGAAAATGAACGtatcaatctgaaactcaacagttacaactccgcaagctttgttcttCAACACATTGTTCCCAGACCCATCGGGAagaacaaagctggcgaagatgtttattcggACGGAACTGTGGTTGGGTATCATCAGGTTCCTCCGCCAGTATTaaataatttttcaaagaaaaagtctGGGTTGGTTAACGATGATGAAACAATTGAAGTTAAACTTCCAGAAACAAtcgatgtcacattcacttcatcatccGATGAAGACAGTGTTTAG